DNA from Sulfitobacter albidus:
CTCAGCCAGATCCTCGTCGACGACTACGGCGGCGAGGTGCCCAATTCTCGCGCCGCCCTGCAATCGCTGCCGGGCGTGGGCCGCAAGACCGCGAATGTCGTGCTCAACATGTGGTGGCAGCAGCCCGCACAGGCGGTCGATACCCACATTTTTCGCGTCGGCAACCGCACCGGCATCGCACCCGGCCGCACCGTCGATGCGGTCGAGCGCGCGATCGAAGACAACATTCCCGCCGACTACCAATTGCACGCGCATCACTGGCTGATCCTGCACGGGCGCTATCACTGCAAGGCGCGCAAACCGCAGTGCAAGACCTGCCTGATCAATGACCTGTGCCAATTCAAGGAAAAGACCGAATGAAACACTACGACATCGTCGGCATCGGCAACGCCGTCGTTGACGTCATCACCCACGCCGATGACGCCTTTCTCGATAACATGGGCATCGACAAGGGCATCATGCAACTGGTCGATCAACCCCGCGCCGAACAGCTTTACGGCGCGATGAACGACCGGCTGCAAACACCCGGCGGCGCTGCGGCCAATACGATCGCGGGCGCGGGCGCGCTGGGCCTCTCGGCGGCCTTTATCGGACGGGTCAAGGACGACGGGCTGGGCCGTTTCTACGCCGCCGCCATGACCGACATCGGGATTGATTTCGTCAACGCGCCCGTCAGGGACGCGGAGGAGCCGACCTCGCGCAGCATGATCTTTGTCACCCCCGACGGGGAGCGGTCGATGAACACGTATCTCGGTGTCTCCACCGGCCTCAGCTCGGCGGATGTGCCGGCAGAGGTCACCGGCGGCGCCAAGCTGATGTTCCTCGAAGGGTATCTGTTCGACCGCGACGCGGGCAAGACCGCCTTTCGCGAGGCCGCCCGCAGCGCCAAGGCCGGGGCGGCAAAGCGGGCATCGCCATCTCCGATCCCTTCTGCGTCGAACGCCACCGCGCCGACTTCCTGCACATGATCGAGCACGATCTGGATTTCGTCATCGGCAACGAGGCCGAACTGACCGCCCTGTGGGAAACCAAGGATATCGAAGAGGCGCTGTCGCGCACCGCCGACATCTGCGCCACGGTCG
Protein-coding regions in this window:
- the nth gene encoding endonuclease III, whose protein sequence is MTKPTKQLDYHTIRAIMQRFHAAEPEPKGELEHVNVYTLVVAVALSAQATDAGVNKATRALFKVADTPQKMLDLGLDGLTDHIKTIGLFRQKAKNVMKLSQILVDDYGGEVPNSRAALQSLPGVGRKTANVVLNMWWQQPAQAVDTHIFRVGNRTGIAPGRTVDAVERAIEDNIPADYQLHAHHWLILHGRYHCKARKPQCKTCLINDLCQFKEKTE